The proteins below are encoded in one region of Aquisphaera giovannonii:
- a CDS encoding spermidine synthase: MALLFGLTLFAAAWLLFVVQPMIGKMMLPLLGGTPAVWNTCMLFFQAALLGGYAYAHLLTARLSRRKGMLVHGGLILLALASLPIAARSDEALTSGGAAHPAAWLLGQLSVTAGLPFFVVAATAPLLQRWFAGTGHPSARDPYFLYAASNLGSMLALLGYPFLVEPNLTLAAQSSGWAAGYGLLGLLVLGCGVAAARDARRAPPPPMEEAVDVRPRAKDWPAWVGLAFIPSSLLLGVTTFLTTDLAPFPLLWVVPLAIYLLTFILAFGSHTWLPHAWIVRLAAPSLVFLMVLLCLHANETGWVPVHLAVFFLAAMACHGELVRHRPRASRLTEFYLAMSLGGALGGLFNAIVAPLAFSWVAEYPLMLVVAATVAAGLAAGAGWRRPSLAELVLPVLLGVALLWLAPGLLDQLGLRSGRLGIILTYSLAGLIALGFWWRGRAVGLGLALAAMLLASQSDLNYEGVVRVQERNFFGVLRVADDATGEYRRLIHSGTLHGIQSLDPSRRDEPLSYYHRTGPFGQVFREWSASAAAGASRKVAAVGLGAGSLVSYATPEQDWTFFEIDPDVVRIAEDPALFTYLKDCRAGAWHVEIGDARLRLRRADDASFGLIVLDAFSSDAIPTHLLTREALAMERAKLAPGGLIAFHISNRFIDLAPVLGRLADDAGMAARVRADVHLAPGLMEQGKLGSIWLVMAADEASLGVLGRDPGWARPPSTAERVWTDDQSDIVRHLRLDLR; this comes from the coding sequence TTGGCCTTGCTATTCGGACTGACCCTGTTCGCGGCGGCGTGGCTCCTGTTCGTCGTGCAGCCGATGATCGGGAAGATGATGCTGCCGCTGCTGGGGGGCACGCCCGCGGTCTGGAACACCTGCATGCTCTTCTTCCAGGCCGCGTTGCTGGGAGGCTACGCTTACGCACACCTGCTGACGGCCCGGCTGTCCCGGCGGAAGGGGATGCTCGTCCACGGCGGCCTGATCCTCCTGGCCCTCGCGTCCTTGCCGATCGCCGCGCGTTCGGACGAGGCGCTTACGTCGGGCGGCGCGGCGCATCCGGCCGCCTGGCTGCTCGGCCAGCTCTCGGTCACGGCCGGCCTGCCGTTCTTCGTCGTGGCAGCGACGGCGCCGCTGCTCCAGCGATGGTTCGCCGGGACCGGCCACCCGTCGGCACGCGACCCGTACTTCCTCTACGCGGCGAGCAACCTCGGGAGCATGCTGGCCCTGCTCGGCTACCCGTTCCTCGTCGAGCCGAACCTGACCCTGGCCGCGCAGAGCTCGGGCTGGGCGGCCGGCTATGGGCTCCTCGGCCTGCTCGTCCTGGGCTGCGGCGTGGCCGCGGCTCGCGACGCCCGCCGTGCGCCGCCCCCTCCGATGGAGGAGGCCGTGGATGTCAGGCCGAGGGCGAAGGATTGGCCGGCCTGGGTGGGCCTGGCATTCATCCCTTCCAGCCTGCTGCTGGGCGTGACGACCTTCTTGACGACGGACCTGGCGCCCTTCCCGCTCCTCTGGGTCGTGCCCCTGGCGATCTACCTCCTGACGTTCATCCTCGCGTTCGGGTCGCATACCTGGCTGCCGCACGCCTGGATCGTCCGCCTCGCCGCGCCGTCGCTCGTCTTCCTGATGGTCCTCCTGTGCCTGCACGCGAATGAGACGGGCTGGGTGCCGGTCCACCTGGCGGTCTTCTTCCTCGCCGCCATGGCCTGCCACGGCGAGCTCGTCCGCCACCGCCCGCGGGCGTCTCGGCTGACGGAGTTCTACCTGGCCATGTCGCTGGGGGGCGCGCTCGGGGGGCTCTTCAACGCGATCGTCGCGCCCCTGGCGTTCTCGTGGGTCGCGGAGTATCCGCTCATGCTGGTCGTCGCCGCGACGGTCGCGGCGGGGCTGGCGGCCGGCGCGGGCTGGCGGAGACCCTCCCTGGCCGAACTGGTCCTGCCGGTCCTGCTCGGCGTGGCACTCCTCTGGCTGGCTCCCGGCCTCCTCGACCAGCTCGGGCTCCGCTCGGGTCGGCTCGGCATCATCCTGACCTACTCCCTGGCCGGCCTGATCGCCCTGGGCTTCTGGTGGCGGGGCCGCGCCGTCGGCCTGGGGCTGGCGCTCGCCGCGATGCTCCTCGCGAGCCAATCGGACCTGAACTACGAGGGCGTCGTCCGGGTCCAGGAGCGGAACTTCTTCGGGGTGCTCCGGGTCGCGGATGACGCGACCGGCGAGTACCGCCGGCTCATCCACAGCGGGACGCTCCACGGGATCCAGAGCCTGGATCCGTCGCGTCGCGACGAGCCCTTGAGCTACTACCACCGGACGGGGCCCTTCGGCCAGGTCTTCCGCGAATGGTCGGCGTCCGCGGCGGCCGGGGCGTCGCGGAAGGTCGCGGCGGTCGGCCTGGGCGCCGGCTCGCTGGTCTCCTACGCGACGCCGGAGCAGGACTGGACCTTCTTCGAGATCGACCCCGACGTCGTCCGGATCGCCGAGGACCCGGCGCTATTCACCTACCTGAAGGACTGCCGTGCCGGGGCCTGGCACGTCGAGATCGGCGACGCCCGGCTCCGACTCCGGCGGGCGGACGACGCCTCGTTCGGGCTGATCGTCCTGGACGCCTTCAGCTCCGACGCCATCCCCACGCACCTGCTCACGCGCGAGGCCCTGGCGATGGAACGGGCGAAGCTGGCGCCCGGCGGCCTGATCGCGTTCCACATCTCCAATCGGTTCATCGACCTGGCCCCGGTCCTCGGCCGCCTGGCGGACGACGCCGGCATGGCCGCGCGCGTCCGCGCCGACGTCCACCTCGCGCCGGGGTTGATGGAGCAGGGCAAGCTCGGCTCGATCTGGCTCGTGATGGCGGCGGACGAGGCGTCGCTCGGCGTGCTCGGGCGCGATCCCGGATGGGCCCGGCCTCCCTCCACGGCCGAGCGCGTCTGGACCGACGACCAATCCGATATCGTCCGTCACCTTCGGCTGGACCTCCGCTGA
- a CDS encoding beta strand repeat-containing protein: MPVPNFRRLLENRLGRRPRRDRRAVRLSVLESLEDRSTPAVTASFSPGAAVLTIFGDSLNNTITVSRDAAGSILVNGGAVSILGGTPTVANTALIQAFGQAGNDTITLSEANGALPKANLFGGAGDDVLTGGSGGDLLFGQAGNDTLLGKGGNDLLFGGDGNDALTGGDGDDQVFGEAGNDRMIWNPGDDTDLNEGGAGIDTVEVNGGNGSETFTATANGTRVRFDRTTPAPFSIDIGTSENLVVNANGGDDTFSASNGLASLIKLTVDGGAGNDTILGGDGNDVLVGGDGNDFIDGNRGNDTILMGAGDDVFRWDPGDGSDVVEGQAGNDRMQFNGANIAEKFDVSANGTRVRFTRDVANITMDLNGVEAIDLNALGGSDLLTVNSLVGTGLTAINADLAGTIGGSAGDGAADAVIVNGTNGNDAINVFGAGSSVSVVGLSATVNLTNSDGANDSLVINALGGNDGVTASSLPAGVVNLTVDAGAGNDTVLGSQGSDVILGGDGNDFVDGNRGDDVALLGAGDDVFQWDPGDGSDIVEGQGGADKMLFFGANIAENIDVSANGTRVRFTRDVGNIVMDLNGVEGIEFRALGGADNVVVNDLTGTGVTRVDVDLRGPTGGGDGAADSVTVNGTNGADNILVGGDSGGVSVNGLAAQVNIFSQEKANDRLTVNALGGDDTVNASSLKANGIQLTLNGGAGIDLLVGSDGDDVINGGTGNDTALMGKGDDTFVWNPGDGSDIVEGQAGFDAMLFNGANIAEKIDISANGGRVRFTRDVASITMDLNDVEGIDFNARGGADTITVNDLSGTDVTEVNLDLAGVPASGVGDGAADRVIVNATNGDDVAVVAGDASGVAVLGLAAQVNITGAEAANDSLTVNALGGDDVIQASGLSAGAISLVEDGGDGDDVLIGGGGNDTLLGGDGDDVLIGGPGQDVLDGGTGSNVLLQD, from the coding sequence ATGCCGGTTCCGAACTTCCGCCGACTGCTGGAGAATCGCCTCGGCCGCCGCCCCCGTCGGGACCGGAGGGCGGTCCGACTCTCCGTCCTCGAGTCGCTCGAGGACCGCTCCACGCCCGCGGTGACCGCTTCCTTCTCGCCGGGCGCGGCGGTGCTCACCATCTTCGGGGACAGCCTGAACAACACCATCACCGTGAGCCGGGACGCGGCCGGCTCGATCCTCGTCAACGGCGGCGCCGTCTCCATCCTGGGCGGCACGCCGACCGTCGCGAACACGGCCCTGATCCAGGCCTTCGGCCAGGCCGGCAACGACACGATCACCCTGAGCGAGGCGAATGGTGCGCTGCCGAAGGCCAATCTCTTCGGCGGCGCCGGAGACGACGTCCTGACCGGCGGCTCGGGGGGCGATTTGCTCTTCGGGCAGGCCGGCAATGACACGCTCCTCGGCAAGGGCGGGAACGATCTCCTCTTCGGCGGCGACGGGAACGACGCCCTCACCGGCGGCGACGGCGACGACCAGGTCTTCGGCGAGGCCGGCAACGACCGCATGATCTGGAACCCCGGCGACGACACGGACCTGAACGAGGGCGGGGCCGGGATCGACACCGTCGAGGTCAACGGCGGCAACGGCTCGGAGACGTTCACGGCGACCGCCAACGGCACCCGCGTCCGGTTCGACCGGACGACCCCGGCCCCGTTCTCCATCGACATCGGCACCTCCGAGAACCTGGTCGTCAATGCCAACGGCGGCGACGACACGTTCTCGGCCTCGAACGGGCTCGCCTCCCTGATTAAGCTGACCGTCGACGGCGGCGCCGGCAACGACACCATCCTCGGCGGCGACGGCAACGACGTCCTCGTCGGCGGCGACGGCAACGACTTCATCGACGGGAACCGAGGCAACGACACCATCCTGATGGGCGCCGGCGACGACGTCTTCCGTTGGGATCCGGGCGACGGCAGCGACGTCGTCGAGGGCCAGGCCGGCAACGACCGCATGCAGTTCAACGGCGCCAACATCGCCGAGAAATTCGACGTGTCCGCCAACGGCACACGCGTGCGATTCACGCGAGACGTCGCCAACATCACCATGGACCTGAACGGCGTGGAGGCGATCGACCTGAACGCGCTGGGTGGCAGCGACCTCCTCACCGTCAATAGCCTCGTCGGCACGGGCCTGACGGCAATCAACGCCGACCTCGCCGGAACGATCGGCGGCTCGGCCGGGGACGGCGCGGCGGACGCCGTGATCGTGAACGGCACCAACGGCAACGACGCGATCAACGTCTTCGGCGCCGGCTCGAGCGTCTCGGTGGTCGGCCTGTCGGCGACGGTGAACCTGACCAACTCCGATGGCGCCAACGACTCGCTGGTCATCAACGCCCTGGGGGGCAACGACGGGGTGACGGCCTCCTCGCTGCCCGCCGGGGTCGTCAACCTGACGGTCGACGCCGGCGCAGGGAACGACACGGTCCTGGGCTCCCAGGGCTCCGACGTCATCCTCGGCGGCGACGGCAACGACTTCGTGGACGGCAACCGGGGTGACGACGTCGCGTTGCTGGGCGCGGGCGACGACGTCTTCCAGTGGGATCCCGGCGACGGTAGCGACATCGTGGAGGGCCAGGGCGGGGCCGACAAGATGCTCTTCTTCGGCGCCAACATCGCCGAGAACATCGACGTCTCCGCCAACGGCACCCGGGTGCGGTTCACCCGCGACGTCGGCAACATCGTCATGGACCTCAACGGCGTCGAGGGGATCGAATTCCGGGCCCTCGGCGGGGCCGACAACGTGGTCGTGAACGACCTCACCGGCACCGGCGTGACCCGCGTCGACGTGGACCTGCGCGGCCCGACCGGCGGCGGCGACGGCGCGGCGGACTCGGTCACCGTGAACGGCACGAATGGCGCGGACAACATCCTCGTGGGAGGCGACTCGGGCGGCGTGAGCGTCAACGGCCTGGCCGCCCAGGTCAACATCTTCAGCCAGGAGAAGGCCAACGACCGGCTGACTGTCAATGCCCTTGGCGGGGACGACACCGTCAACGCGTCCTCGCTCAAGGCCAACGGCATCCAGCTCACCCTCAACGGGGGTGCCGGCATCGACCTGCTGGTCGGCAGCGACGGGGACGACGTCATCAACGGCGGGACCGGCAACGACACCGCGCTGATGGGCAAGGGCGACGACACCTTCGTCTGGAATCCCGGCGACGGCAGCGACATCGTGGAAGGCCAGGCCGGCTTCGACGCGATGCTCTTCAACGGGGCCAACATCGCGGAGAAGATCGACATCTCCGCCAACGGCGGCCGCGTCCGGTTCACGCGGGACGTCGCCAGCATCACCATGGACCTGAACGACGTCGAGGGGATCGACTTCAACGCCCGCGGCGGCGCCGACACGATCACGGTCAACGACCTCTCCGGGACGGACGTCACCGAAGTCAACCTCGACCTCGCCGGCGTCCCCGCCAGTGGGGTCGGGGACGGCGCGGCCGACAGGGTCATCGTCAACGCCACCAACGGCGACGACGTGGCCGTGGTGGCCGGGGACGCGAGCGGGGTGGCCGTGCTCGGCCTGGCGGCGCAGGTGAACATCACGGGCGCCGAGGCGGCCAATGACAGCCTCACGGTGAACGCCCTCGGCGGAGACGACGTCATCCAGGCTTCCGGGCTGTCCGCCGGCGCCATCTCCCTCGTCGAGGACGGCGGGGACGGCGACGACGTCCTCATCGGCGGCGGGGGCAACGACACGCTCCTCGGCGGCGACGGCGACGACGTCCTGATCGGCGGCCCCGGGCAGGACGTGCTCGACGGGGGCACCGGCAGCAATGTCCTCCTCCAGGACTGA
- a CDS encoding RNA polymerase sigma factor has protein sequence MIDAPAFEELIRRVRAGDPAAAEELVRTYEPAIRRAVRFRLADARLGTLLDSMDICQSVLASFFVRAASGQYELESPEQLLGLLTAMARNKLASESRRQHAQRRDTRRVSAADGAAEMVADPDDSPSTVVAARDLLQEVRRRLSPDERRLLEMRNQGSEWTAIAASLGGGAEALRRRLSRALDRVARELGLDDEP, from the coding sequence GTGATTGATGCTCCCGCGTTTGAAGAGCTGATCCGTCGTGTCCGCGCCGGGGATCCCGCCGCGGCCGAGGAGCTCGTGCGGACCTACGAGCCGGCGATCCGCCGCGCGGTGCGGTTCCGGCTGGCGGACGCCCGCCTGGGCACGCTGCTGGACTCCATGGACATCTGCCAGTCGGTCCTCGCCAGCTTCTTCGTCCGCGCGGCCTCGGGGCAGTACGAGCTGGAGTCGCCCGAGCAGCTGCTCGGCCTGCTGACCGCCATGGCCCGCAACAAGCTGGCGTCGGAATCGCGCCGGCAGCACGCGCAACGCCGCGATACGCGGCGCGTGAGCGCGGCGGATGGGGCGGCCGAGATGGTTGCGGATCCGGACGACAGCCCCAGCACGGTCGTCGCGGCGCGGGACCTGCTCCAGGAGGTCCGCCGACGCCTGAGCCCGGACGAGCGCCGGCTGCTGGAGATGAGGAATCAGGGCTCCGAATGGACGGCCATCGCCGCCTCCCTCGGCGGCGGCGCCGAGGCCCTGAGGCGGCGGCTCTCGCGGGCGCTGGACCGCGTCGCGCGGGAGTTGGGACTGGACGATGAGCCATGA
- a CDS encoding glycoside hydrolase family 3 protein, translating into MTMTARMVTCLLVWAAALLPMVAGVRACAADDDAAAKKADGWLAAMTLDEKIGQMTQVDFKAFKDLGDITRLSLGSVLCGGNSDPDDITPAGWAKAQDDCQALALKARLKIPLIFGVDAVHGHNNVDGAVIFPHNVGLGASRDPSVVEKAARVTALEMVGTGIRWAFAPCVAVARNERWGRTYESFGERPELAAELGPAAVRGLQGDSLAAADSVLACVKHFVGDGGTTNGVDQGNTECDEAALRQIHLPGYVASIKQGAGSIMASYSSWNGKKLHGHKYLVTDLLKGELGFGGFVVSDWAGVDQLSPDFKAAIDQSINAGVDMVMIPNGPGQKNNYVEFIDKLKELVNEGKVPASRIDDAVRRILLIKARMNLADHPYSDPALKAKVGSAEHREVARDCVRKTLVLLKNDRKVLPLSKSIKKLVVAGPAANDIGIQCGGWTIAWQGKAGDVIHGGTTVLAALKEALGPGVEVVHSADGSGAAGADAAVVVIGERPYAEMFGDRRGGKDLGLPADDLAALKKVREAGIPVATVVFSGRPVLLGPVLESSDAILAAWLPGTEGRGIADVLLGDYKPTAKLPHTWPRSMEQIPCNPEDGAASEALFPFGFGLSY; encoded by the coding sequence ATGACGATGACGGCGCGGATGGTGACCTGTCTCCTGGTTTGGGCTGCGGCGCTCCTGCCGATGGTGGCGGGCGTCCGCGCCTGCGCGGCGGACGACGACGCGGCCGCGAAGAAGGCCGACGGATGGCTCGCGGCGATGACGCTGGACGAGAAGATCGGCCAGATGACCCAGGTGGACTTCAAGGCGTTCAAGGACCTCGGCGACATCACCAGGCTGTCGCTCGGGTCGGTCCTCTGCGGCGGCAACTCCGACCCCGATGACATCACCCCGGCCGGCTGGGCGAAGGCCCAGGACGACTGCCAGGCGTTGGCCCTCAAGGCCCGGCTGAAGATCCCGCTGATCTTCGGCGTGGACGCCGTGCACGGGCACAACAACGTGGACGGCGCGGTGATATTCCCGCACAACGTGGGCCTGGGTGCCTCTCGCGACCCGTCCGTGGTGGAAAAGGCCGCGCGGGTCACGGCGCTGGAGATGGTCGGCACCGGCATCCGCTGGGCATTCGCCCCGTGCGTCGCCGTCGCCCGGAACGAGCGCTGGGGGAGGACCTACGAGAGCTTCGGCGAGCGCCCCGAGCTCGCCGCCGAGCTCGGCCCCGCGGCCGTCCGCGGCCTCCAGGGCGATTCGCTCGCCGCGGCCGATTCCGTCCTCGCCTGCGTCAAGCACTTCGTCGGCGACGGCGGGACGACGAACGGCGTCGACCAGGGGAATACCGAGTGCGACGAGGCGGCCCTCCGGCAGATCCACCTGCCCGGGTACGTCGCGTCCATCAAGCAGGGCGCGGGGTCGATCATGGCCTCGTACAGCAGCTGGAACGGCAAGAAGCTGCACGGCCACAAGTACCTGGTGACCGACCTCCTGAAGGGAGAGCTCGGCTTCGGCGGATTCGTCGTCTCGGACTGGGCGGGCGTCGACCAGCTCTCGCCCGACTTCAAGGCGGCCATCGACCAATCGATCAACGCCGGGGTCGACATGGTGATGATCCCCAACGGCCCCGGGCAGAAGAACAACTACGTCGAGTTCATCGACAAGCTCAAGGAGCTGGTGAATGAGGGCAAGGTGCCGGCGTCCCGCATCGACGACGCCGTGCGCCGCATCCTCCTCATCAAGGCGCGGATGAACCTGGCCGACCATCCCTATTCCGACCCGGCCCTGAAGGCGAAGGTCGGCTCGGCGGAGCACCGCGAGGTCGCCCGCGACTGCGTCCGGAAGACGCTCGTCCTGCTGAAGAACGACAGGAAGGTGCTGCCCCTCTCGAAGTCGATCAAGAAGCTCGTGGTCGCCGGCCCGGCCGCAAACGACATCGGCATCCAGTGCGGCGGCTGGACGATCGCCTGGCAGGGCAAGGCCGGAGACGTGATCCACGGCGGCACGACGGTCCTCGCGGCCCTGAAGGAGGCACTCGGGCCCGGCGTGGAGGTCGTCCATTCGGCCGACGGCTCGGGCGCGGCGGGCGCGGACGCGGCCGTGGTCGTGATCGGCGAGCGACCCTATGCCGAGATGTTCGGCGACCGCCGGGGCGGCAAGGACCTGGGCCTGCCGGCCGACGACCTCGCCGCGCTCAAGAAAGTCCGCGAGGCCGGCATCCCGGTCGCGACGGTCGTCTTCTCGGGCCGGCCGGTGCTGCTGGGCCCGGTCCTGGAGTCCAGCGACGCCATCCTGGCCGCCTGGCTCCCCGGGACCGAGGGGCGGGGAATTGCCGATGTCCTCCTCGGCGACTACAAGCCGACGGCGAAGCTGCCCCATACGTGGCCGAGGTCGATGGAGCAGATCCCGTGCAACCCGGAGGACGGAGCCGCGAGCGAGGCGCTCTTCCCGTTCGGATTCGGGCTGAGCTACTGA
- a CDS encoding RNA polymerase sigma factor, whose product MIESPLTRQSLLVRLKDPADGRAWGEFVAIYAPLIDRLARARGLQEADAADLAQEVFRAVAKAIDDYDPDPARGSFRGWLFRIARNLMINLLAARRSRPQATGDSDVRRLLDQVPAPDAAETALFDLEYRRGLFQWAAGEVRGEFREPTWRAFWLTAVEEREPKDAASELGISVGAVYIARSRVMARLRAVIEKVESETSGTFEARGKP is encoded by the coding sequence ATGATCGAATCGCCGTTGACGCGGCAGAGCTTGCTGGTGCGGCTGAAGGACCCCGCGGACGGTCGGGCCTGGGGGGAGTTCGTGGCGATCTACGCCCCCCTGATCGACCGGCTGGCGAGGGCCCGGGGGCTCCAGGAGGCGGACGCCGCGGACCTGGCGCAGGAGGTCTTCCGCGCGGTGGCGAAGGCGATCGACGACTACGACCCGGACCCCGCCCGCGGGTCGTTCCGGGGTTGGCTGTTCCGGATCGCCCGCAACCTGATGATCAACCTCCTGGCCGCGCGCCGGTCCCGCCCGCAGGCGACCGGCGACTCGGACGTCCGGCGGCTCCTGGACCAGGTGCCGGCGCCCGACGCGGCGGAGACCGCCCTGTTCGACCTCGAGTACCGCCGGGGGCTCTTCCAGTGGGCCGCCGGCGAGGTCCGCGGCGAGTTCCGCGAGCCGACGTGGCGGGCCTTCTGGCTCACCGCCGTCGAGGAGCGGGAGCCGAAGGACGCGGCGAGCGAGCTGGGGATCTCCGTCGGCGCGGTCTACATCGCCCGCAGTCGGGTGATGGCCCGACTCCGGGCGGTCATCGAGAAGGTCGAGTCGGAGACCTCCGGCACCTTCGAAGCCCGCGGCAAACCTTGA
- a CDS encoding protein kinase domain-containing protein, with product MSEVHGPPAAGELTPAGSGGGSDSDELLLGLILRHQRHAWRRGERARVAAYLDQHAALGRDPAAVLDLIYNEVLLREEAGEVPLLEEYIAEFPGLAPELRLQFEVEDAIRGGRLNDAEDEPTLADRSVVRSALPRPVIPGYEILEELGRGGMGVVHRARQLRLNRIVAIKTILAGDHATPQAAARFLAEAEAVARLQHPNIVQIFALGEHEGRPYFEMEYVPGGSLAGRMRGQAWAPRDAAQTVEILARAIHEAHEIGIIHRDLKPANILMTADGAPKIADFGLAKWVEVETGLTKSEWIVGSPHYMAPEQAGGTGGREAVGRAADVYSLGAILYELLTGQPPFRGATVLETLEQVKFAAPHFPSRLRPSLPRDLVTVCLKCLEKQPLRRYAGADILAEELRRFLEGRTIQARRPALPERAWRWARREPALALLALSLVAGLAGVSSQWWRAESHLGEALRHRRLAQGRLDVAMKSFERVEALAGDPALHGRRQEGVRGQLLGTLLEVYKKLQESLAKDDSAEARVRLSKGYQSIARIAFELGRLDEALAASEHAVLVTEQTNASKPGDPLMLQELASAHARQGFSLRVMGRSEEAFGAYDRARSIQERLAKERPSDEPIRSALAGTYSNLGLIELELGRPEEAVALHARAIQLREAPWHAHPGDAASASDMAWAVRYRAQATAAMGRMDEARRLIEEAISLLEPHAGAPDAPQMTRWRLARCFDELGRIRMASGRFDDAASPLERASRALEALDGEYPAFYYGDFVRNQMFLATQRTFAGQPEAAAAFVRRAHEILARSAKAPREEFLLDLACGYALWSVSCTEGNVDPMEREHRAGRAVAAIRRWVTERARGADLLRRDPALAPLRGRPDFLGLIKDLSVPADPPGR from the coding sequence ATGAGCGAGGTCCACGGGCCGCCCGCCGCGGGCGAACTTACCCCCGCGGGTAGCGGGGGCGGCTCGGATTCCGACGAGCTGCTGCTCGGGCTGATCCTGCGCCACCAGCGGCATGCCTGGCGACGCGGCGAGCGTGCGCGCGTCGCGGCCTACCTCGACCAGCACGCCGCCCTGGGGCGTGACCCGGCGGCGGTCCTCGACCTCATCTACAACGAGGTGCTCCTCCGCGAGGAGGCGGGCGAGGTGCCCCTGCTGGAGGAGTACATCGCCGAGTTCCCGGGCCTCGCCCCCGAGCTGAGGCTGCAATTCGAGGTCGAGGACGCGATCCGCGGGGGCCGCCTGAACGACGCCGAGGACGAGCCCACGCTGGCCGACCGCAGCGTCGTCAGGTCGGCGTTGCCGCGGCCGGTGATCCCGGGCTACGAGATCCTGGAGGAGCTGGGGCGCGGTGGGATGGGCGTCGTCCACCGCGCCCGTCAGCTCCGGCTGAACCGGATCGTCGCGATCAAGACCATACTCGCCGGCGACCACGCGACCCCCCAGGCGGCCGCCCGCTTCCTGGCCGAGGCGGAGGCCGTGGCCCGGCTTCAGCACCCGAACATCGTGCAGATCTTCGCCCTGGGAGAGCACGAGGGGCGGCCATACTTCGAGATGGAGTATGTCCCCGGGGGAAGCCTCGCGGGCCGCATGAGAGGGCAGGCCTGGGCGCCCCGCGACGCGGCGCAGACGGTCGAGATCCTGGCCCGGGCCATCCACGAGGCGCACGAGATCGGCATCATCCACCGCGACCTGAAGCCGGCCAACATCCTGATGACGGCGGACGGCGCCCCGAAGATCGCCGACTTCGGCCTGGCGAAGTGGGTGGAGGTGGAGACGGGGCTGACGAAGAGCGAGTGGATCGTCGGCTCCCCGCACTACATGGCGCCGGAGCAGGCCGGCGGCACCGGGGGGCGCGAGGCCGTCGGGAGGGCGGCCGACGTCTATTCCCTCGGGGCGATCCTCTACGAGCTCCTCACCGGCCAGCCCCCATTCCGCGGCGCCACCGTGCTGGAGACGCTGGAGCAGGTGAAGTTCGCGGCGCCCCACTTCCCCTCGCGGCTCCGCCCGAGCCTGCCCCGCGACCTCGTCACCGTCTGCCTGAAGTGCCTGGAGAAGCAGCCGCTGCGGCGCTATGCGGGCGCCGACATCCTGGCCGAGGAGCTCCGCCGCTTCCTCGAGGGCCGGACGATCCAGGCCCGCCGTCCCGCCCTCCCGGAGCGGGCCTGGAGGTGGGCCCGCCGCGAGCCTGCGCTGGCCTTGCTGGCCCTCAGCCTCGTCGCGGGGCTCGCGGGGGTCTCCTCCCAGTGGTGGCGGGCCGAGTCCCATCTCGGGGAGGCGCTGCGCCATCGCCGTCTGGCCCAGGGGCGTCTCGATGTGGCGATGAAGTCCTTCGAACGGGTCGAGGCGCTCGCCGGGGACCCCGCGCTCCATGGGCGTCGCCAGGAGGGCGTCCGCGGCCAACTGCTCGGGACGCTCCTCGAGGTCTACAAGAAGCTCCAGGAGTCGCTCGCGAAGGACGACTCCGCCGAGGCCCGGGTGCGGCTCTCCAAGGGGTACCAGAGCATCGCGCGGATCGCCTTCGAGCTCGGCCGCCTGGACGAGGCCCTCGCGGCCTCCGAGCATGCCGTCCTGGTCACGGAGCAGACGAACGCTTCGAAGCCGGGCGACCCACTCATGCTCCAGGAGCTCGCCTCCGCCCACGCGAGGCAAGGGTTCAGCCTCCGCGTCATGGGCCGCTCCGAGGAGGCATTCGGGGCGTACGACCGCGCCCGCTCGATCCAGGAGAGGCTCGCGAAGGAGCGGCCGTCGGATGAGCCCATCCGATCCGCGCTCGCCGGGACCTACTCCAATCTCGGCCTGATCGAGCTGGAGCTGGGCCGGCCCGAGGAGGCGGTGGCGCTGCATGCCCGGGCGATCCAGCTCCGCGAAGCGCCGTGGCACGCCCATCCCGGGGACGCCGCGAGTGCCAGCGACATGGCCTGGGCCGTCCGGTATCGCGCCCAGGCCACCGCCGCCATGGGCCGGATGGACGAGGCCCGACGGCTCATCGAGGAGGCGATCTCCCTCCTCGAGCCGCACGCAGGTGCCCCCGACGCCCCGCAGATGACGCGATGGAGGCTCGCCCGCTGCTTCGACGAGCTGGGCCGCATCCGGATGGCATCGGGCCGGTTCGACGACGCGGCCAGCCCCCTGGAGCGGGCGTCGAGGGCACTCGAGGCGCTGGACGGCGAGTATCCGGCCTTCTACTACGGCGACTTCGTCCGCAACCAGATGTTCCTCGCGACCCAGCGGACCTTCGCGGGGCAGCCCGAGGCCGCCGCCGCGTTCGTCCGCCGCGCCCACGAAATCCTGGCCCGATCCGCGAAGGCCCCGCGCGAGGAGTTCCTCCTCGACCTGGCCTGCGGCTATGCCCTCTGGAGCGTGTCCTGCACCGAGGGCAACGTCGACCCGATGGAGCGCGAGCACCGGGCAGGCCGGGCCGTCGCGGCGATCCGCCGGTGGGTCACGGAGCGGGCGCGGGGCGCGGACCTGCTCCGCCGCGACCCCGCCCTGGCACCATTGCGAGGACGCCCCGACTTCCTGGGCCTGATCAAGGACCTCTCGGTCCCCGCCGACCCGCCGGGGCGTTGA